The Bacillota bacterium DNA window TGGGCGTCGATGGGCCGGCCGGTGCCGCGGGCGGTGAAGTTGCGCGGCTCGAAGCGGGGGAGGCTGGAGGGCTCCAGCAGGCCTCCGTAGCCGCCCTGCCCGCAGATGATCACCGGGCGCGCGGCCGCCATCGCCTCCAGCGCCGAGCGGGCCACGGCCACCACCACCCAGGACCGGACGAGGAGGGAGGGGATGTCCCGGCGCGCACCCAGGACCTCCACCACCGGGTAGCCGGCGCGGCGGGCGGCTTCCTCCGCGGCGCGGCGGACCTCCTGGAGGCGCGTGCCGGCGCCGGCGATGCGGAGCCGGAAGCCGGGGTGGTGCCGGGCCAGCTCCGGCGCCGCCTGGGCCAGGGCGAGCGCCGTGTCGGCGAACTCGCTCAGCCGGCTGACGTGGAGGACGCTCGGGTAGGGGGTCGGGCCGAGGCCGCCCGGCTCGGCCGCCGCGAGGAAGTGCCCGAGCCCGATGCCGTTGGGAATGAGGCGCACCTGGTCGGGGCGCGCCCCCAGGCGGCGGATCAGGTGGTCGCGGACGTCCTCGCTGACGGCGATGGTGGCGTCCCCGAGGACGGTGAAGCGGCGCCAGAACCAGCCGGCGGCGTAGACGCCGTGGTAGGTGGTGACCAGCGCCACGGGCGCGACGCCCCGCCGGCGCGCCTGCTCGGCCACCCAGGCGGGGATGCGGGCGTGGGCGTGGATCAGGTCGTAGCGGCGGCGCCGGAGGAGCGTGCGCAGCTGGCCGACGGCCGCCGCCAGGGCCAGGGGGCTGCGGCGGTCGAGCGGGAGGAAGTGGTGCTCGATGCCCGCCTCCTCCAGTGCCTCGACCAGCGCCCCCCCGGACGAGGCCACCTCGACATCCAGCCCCTTGCGCTTCAGAGCCCCGGCCAGGCTGACCACGTGGGTCTCCGCACCACCGAGTTCCAGCGCCATGGTTGCGAGGAGCACGCGCACGGCCGCCGGTCTGCCTTCTTTCCTGGGGTACTGCCTGTGGCTCCACTGCCCGGGGCCATCACCCCATTAGACTAGCGGATCCGCGCCGGGGTTCCTACGCCGGGTGCGAACGCTTCCCGACGGACTCCCGGAGCCTTCCGACCTCCGGAGCCCCTCCCCGGCGGCGGGGCGCTGTCACCGGTGGCGGCCTCCGTTTCTCGGGCCGGCTCCACTGTTCATGATATGAAACTCCCAGGCGGAGGGACGCCCGAAAACACTGGATGTTTCGGGTGGAGCCGCCTGAAATCATCCCATCTGGTGGTATCGCGGGGGGCGGGGGCTTCCTATGCTCGGGCGGGAGGGGTCCCAATGGAAGACTCGAAGAAGGCGATTCCGCCGGGAGGCTTCGAGCTCCGCCTGGAGTCCATCGGCGGCCTGGGCGCCCACCTGGCCGGGAAGATCCTGGCCGAGGCCGGGGTGCTGGGGGCCGGCCTCGATGGCGCGCACTTCTCCTCGTACGGTTCGGAAAAGAAGGGAACGCCCGTCCGCTCGTACGTCCGGTTCCGCCGGCCCGACCGCCCGCTCCGCCTGACCGAGCCGGTGGAGCAGCCGGATCTGGTGGCCGTCTTCCAC harbors:
- a CDS encoding glycosyltransferase; this encodes MRVLLATMALELGGAETHVVSLAGALKRKGLDVEVASSGGALVEALEEAGIEHHFLPLDRRSPLALAAAVGQLRTLLRRRRYDLIHAHARIPAWVAEQARRRGVAPVALVTTYHGVYAAGWFWRRFTVLGDATIAVSEDVRDHLIRRLGARPDQVRLIPNGIGLGHFLAAAEPGGLGPTPYPSVLHVSRLSEFADTALALAQAAPELARHHPGFRLRIAGAGTRLQEVRRAAEEAARRAGYPVVEVLGARRDIPSLLVRSWVVVAVARSALEAMAAARPVIICGQGGYGGLLEPSSLPRFEPRNFTARGTGRPIDA